The Qipengyuania oceanensis genome includes the window ATGGCGACCGCAGCGAAAACGGAGACTATCTCTACGGACGCAAGCGCATGCGCGAGATCGATCGCGAACTCGCTCACCTCGCCCGCCGGATGAAGAATTCCCGCGTGGTCGAACCGTCCGAGCAGCCGGATCGCGAACGCGTGTTCTTCGGCGCCACGGTGGAACTCGCCGACGAAGACGACGCGCGGCGAACCGTCACGCTGGTCGGCGACGACGAGCAGGATGCGAGCGCGGGCCGGATCGGATGGTCTTCCCCCATGGCACGATCGCTACGCGGAGCATCGCTCGGCGATCTGCGTACCGTGCGCCTGCCCGCAGGCGAAAAGGAATGGGAGATAATCGCAATTTCGTACCCGGAGCGGAGCGCATGAGGGGCACATTCGCCGCACTCGCAGCACTGGGGCTGCTCGCAAGTCCGCTCGCCGCGCGCGACAGCCTCGGGATCTTCGGAAGTTGGGGTGCCTTTCGCGATGCCAATATCCCGCGCTGCTATGCCATCGCGCAAGCCAGCGAGGGCGCCGGATACTTCAGCGTGGGAACCTGGCCGCTGCGCAAAATCCGCGGGCAGGTCCACGTCCGGCTCTCGGCATCGCCGAGGCAGGGGAGCGCCGTCACCCTTTCTCTGGCCGGGCGCCGCTTCCCCCTCCAATCTCGCGCAAACAACGCCTGGGCCGCCGACCCGGCGATGGATGCGGCAATCGTCGCGGCGATGCGTTCGGCTACCGCGCTGACCGTCAGCTTCCGCGACGCGCAGGGCAATCGCGTGCGCGACAGGTACGAACTGCCGGGCGTTGCCAGTGCCCTCGATGCAGCGACAGTGGCCTGCGCCAGAAGATAGCCAAGAAAAAGGGCCGGAGGATTGCTCCCCCGGCCCCGTTTTCTGGTTCGACAAGCCTGCGCTTAGAAGCGGAAGCCCACGCCGACCACGAACTGGTGGCGGTCGGTGTCGATGTCGAAGCGGTCGCTATCCGGGATATCGCCGCCGAAATCGATCTCGGCTTCCTCGTACTTCGAGTAGCGGTACTCGGCCTTCACGAACATGTTGTTGCTGGTAGCGTATTCCACGCCAGCACCCACGCGCCAGCCATCGGTATCGATGTCCTGGTTGAACTCGGTCGTTCCGTCGTTCGAACGCACGTCGAACTTGGCGTTGGTGTAGCCGCCCTTGGCGTAGAGCAGCAGGTCGGGCTGGACCGGAACGCCGACGCGCGCGCCGATGTAGAGGTCGCGGTTGGCATTGACGTTGCCGAAGCCGAAGCCTTCGAAGTCACCGTTCTCGAAATCGGTATCGGCGCTCGAGTCCATGTATTCGGCCTCGACGCCGAGGACGACGCCGCCGGCGTTGAAGTCGTAGCCGATGCCGGCGCCGTAGTTGATGCCTTCCATCGACTGGTCGTTGTTGTCGTTGCCGTCGTCATCGACGCTGCTGCCGGCCTTGACGATGTCATAGCCGACCAGGGCTTCGACGCGGGGGCCGGTGAACGGCGTGTTGTCCTGCGCGAGAGCCGGGGTGGCGAAGGCAGCGGCCGAAGTGGCGGCGGCGAGGATTGCAATCTTCTTCATACTTACTCCGTTGTACTCATCAGTGGTTCCATCCACCGTGGACATCGCAAACGGAACGAGGGCGCATTCGGTTTCATTAATACAATACAACGAAATATCTGTTGCCCAAAAGTAACAATGTTGCGTTGAGCCGTGCGCGGCCAGCGACGGTATTTTGGAACCTGCGCGCCGAAGCCGGCTTTCGCGCTCGACCTTTCGCTCTTGCTGCTCCCGCACTATATGGCTCGCCATGGCCGATACCCATCTGATGAGCATTCCGGGACAAGTGGACCCGGTCCCCGTGGCGCGCGACATCACACCGCGCGCGGACGGCAAGCTCGACCTGCTCGGCCTGCCCAAGGCGCGCATCCGCGACCTGTTCGCCGATGCCGGGCTCGATGCGAAGCAAGCCAAGCTGCGCGCCAAGCAGGTATTTCACTGGATCTATCATCGCGGCGTTACCGACTTCGAGGCGATGACCGATATCGCCAAGACCATGCGCCCTTGGCTCGCGGAGCGCTTTGTCATCGGGCGGCCCGACGTGGTCGAGGCGCAGCATTCGACCGATGGCACGCGCAAGTGGCTGCTCCGCACTGCAGACGGTCACGAATTCGAGATGGTCTTCATTCCCGACGCCGATCGCGGAACCCTGTGCGTCTCGAGCCAGGTCGGCTGCACCCTCAACTGCCGCTTCTGCCACACCGGCACCATGAAACTGGTCCGCAATCTAACTCCGGGCGAGATCGTCGGTCAGGTCATGCTGGCGCGCGATGCGCTCGGCGAATGGCCGAAAGGAAGCATGGCGGGCCTCGAGGATGCTGAGGATGCGGGTCATTACACTTCCGATGGACGCCTGCTCACCAATATCGTCATGATGGGCATGGGCGAACCGCTCTATAATTTCGACAATGTCCGCGATGCGCTGACCTTGGTGATGGATGGCGACGGCCTTGCCCTGTCGAAGCGCCGCATCACGCTTTCGACCAGCGGCGTCGTCCCGATGATGGCCAGGTGCGGCGAAGAGATCGGCGTAAATCTCGCCGTCTCGCTCCACGCGGTAACCAAGGAAATCCGCGACGAGATCGTGCCGATCAACAAGAAGTACGGCATCGAGGAATTGCTTCAGGCATGCGCCGACTATCCGGGCGCCAGCAATGCGCGGCGGATCACGTTCGAATATGTGATGCTCAAGGACAAGAACGACAGCGACAAGGATGCACGCGAACTCGTTCGCCTGATCAAGCAGTTCGACCTGCCCGCCAAGGTCAATCTCATCCCGTTCAACCCGTGGCCCGGCGCGAATTACGAATGCTCCAGCCCGGAGCGGATCAGGGCGTTCTCCGACATCGTCTTCGAAGCGGGTATCAGCGCGCCGGTACGCACTCCGCGTGGCCGCGACATCGATGCGGCCTGCGGCCAACTCAAGACGGCGGCGGAAAAGAAGAGCCGCGCCCAGCGCGACAGAGAAGCAGCCGAAGCCGAAGCCCACGCGTGAGCGGCGACGAAGCGACGATTGCCTTCTACCAGCGCGAGGCGCCGCATTACACGGCGAGCGGCGCTCAGGCGCAGAGCCGACATCTGGACGCGTTTCTCGATCGTCTCGATGCTGGCGCACGGATCCTCGAGTTGGGCTGCGGCGGCGGGCGGGATGCTGCGCACATGGCCAGTCGCGGGTTCAGCGTCGATCCGACCGACGGCACGCCGGCCATGGTCAGAAAGGCACGGGAGCGCTGGGGCCTCCCGGCACGCCTCATGCGCTTCGACGAGCTGGAGGCAATTGGCGAATACGACGCGGTCTGGGCGCATGCGAGCCTGCTGCACTGCCCTCGCGATGCACTGCCATCGGTGCTCGGGCGCATCCATCGCGCGCTGACGCCCGGCGGATGGCATTTCGCCAATTTCAAGCTCGGCGCCGGCGAGGATCGCGATACCTTTGGCCGGCTTTACAATTTCCCCGACCGGGAATGGCTGCGTGCACGGTATGAAGACATCGCGGGCTGGCAAATCGTGGAAGCGTCGGAATATCTCGGCGGCGGCTTCGACAACATAGCGCGTGACTGGCTGGCCCTGACCGTTCGCCGCGATAATGCGCAGAAAGTCTTGCCGACATGAAGGTAACGATCGACGCCATCTGCGCCGGGCGCGCGCACCCTCTCGCCAGCGGCAAGCGAAGCGGCATCGCGAAATCGCCCTTGTCGGGCACGGTCGTGATCGGCCTGCGTGGCCTGGCGGGCGACGTACAAGTCGATCGCCGACATCACGGCTATCCCGCCATGGCGCTCCATCACCTGCCTTTCGAGCACCATGAATGGATGGCCGCCCGGTTCGCAGATCCGGAGCCGCTGGGGGCGGCAGGCGGTCTCGGCGAGAACCTGTCGAGCACCGGCCTGCTCGAACCCGATGTCCGCATCGGCGACCGTTTCCGGCTCGGCACGGCATTGATCGAAGTAACGCAGCCGCGTCAGCCGTGCGCCACCATCGAACAGCACCTGCAGCGAAAGGGCGTGGTAAAGGCGATGGTCGCCGCAGCGCGCTCTGGCTGGTTCTATCGGGTGCTGGAGGAAGGCATCGCGCAGGCCGGGGATGCTTTCGTTCTCGTAGAGCGTGGCCATCCGGAATGGTCAGTCGAGCGGGCCTTCCGCTGCGTCTATGCGAAGCCGGGCGGAAGCGAATCCGAGCTGCGCGAACTGGCCGCGCTGGACCGGGTTTCCGACCGCCTGATCCACGACATTGCAAAGCGGATTTCGCTTTAAATCAACGGCTCGTCCGCCGGTTCGCCACGGTTCGTCTCTAATTCGTCACCCGCCAATTCTGTTCATCTTGCGTTGTGCTGCGCTGAACAAAACGGGTCGCAACAGAAAACAGAGCCATGAGGACATTGGTATGAAGAAGTTCGCTCTCGCATTCGCCGCCGGCACGATGGCCGTGACCGGCCTGGGCATGGCAGCCCCCGCCGCCGCCGACCCGCCGCCATGGGCGCCGGCGCACGGCAAGCGCGCCAAGGATCGCCATTATGACCGCTACGATCGGGGTTCGCGCGTATATGACTCGCGTGGCTATTACTACGAGCCGCGCCGCATCACGCGCTCTAGCCGCATGTGGCGCGGTGACGACGGACGCTACTACTGCCGCCGCGACAATGGCACGACGGGCCTCGTCATCGGCGCTGGCGTGGGCGCGCTGGCCGGCCACGAACTCGCAGGGCGTGGCGATCGCACGCTCGGCGCCATTCTCGGCGGTGCGGTAGGCGCGATCGTCGGTCGCGAGATCGACCGCGGCAGCCTGAAGTGCCGCTAATCTGCTGATCCGCCGATCGCTTACGACGCGAGAACAGGCGCGCCCGGTCTATAACGATCGCGGCGCGCCTTTTCTTTGCGCAATTTGACGCTACAACCGGAGACGGATGGGAAATGACAGACCGGCAGTCCTGATCACGGGCGGTGCGAAGCGCATCGGCGCGGTCCTGTCCCGATCTTTCGCCGATGTCGGCTGGCACGTCATCATTCACTACGGCAGTTCCGCCAGCGAGGCCGAGGCGCTTGCCGCCTCCCTTCCCTCTGCCGAAACGGTGCATGTCGACCTGATCGATAGCGACGGCGCGGTTTCGCTGGTGCAATCCCTGGCTGGCCGGCTGTCCGACTGGCGCCTGCTCATCAATTGCGCTGCCGTTTTCGAGCCGGACGAAGGCGAGATCCTCGACTGGCGAAAGTACCGCAAGGCGAACATCGTCAATGCGCGCACGCCGACCATGATGGCGCAAGCCTATCTGCGCTCCACCTCTGCGCGCGAGGGGCGCAGGGTCATCCAGTTCACCGACCAGAAGCTGGAAAATCCGAACCCCGATTTCTTCAGCTATACCATCAGCAAGCATGCCATGGATGCGAGCATCGCCATGCTGGCCATGCAGGCGAACGATCCGCGCGACCGTGTCTACGGCCTTGCGCCCGGTGCGATCCTGCCGAGCCACGACCAGAGCGAGGCGGAAACCGAGACCAGCCATCGCCTGAACCTGCTGCGCCGCAAGACCGGTGCGGACGAGGTCGCAAACGCCTGCTTGTTCCTCGCCGACGGTCACCTGGCAAGTGGACAGACAATTTACGTCGACAGCGGGCAGCACCTGCTCAGCCAGCCGCGCGACGTAATCTACCTCGCGCGCGAAATGGAGAATGGATGATGCGACATGCTCTCTCGACGCGGTTGTGGCACTGGATCAACCTGATCTGCTTGGTCGTGCTGTTGATGAGCGGCCTCAACATCTCGAACGCCCACCCGCGTCTCTACTGGGGCGACTGGGGCTTCGCACCCGAACAGGCCTGGCTGCACGTCCCGCGCTTTCCCCAGTGGATGACGATCCCGGATTACTACAGCCTCGCGCAGGCCCGCAGCTGGCATTTCCTCGCCGCCTGGCCCTTCGCGCTCGGCTTGCTGTTCGTCTGGATCGCAATGCTGGCGAACCGGCACTTCAAGCGCGATGTCGCGACCACACGCAGGGAATGGCGCTGGAGCGCGATCAAGGCGGATCTGGTGTCGCACCTCAAATTCGATTTCGACCACGGTAGCGGCTACAATTTCCTGCAGAAGCTTGCCTACGGCGCGGTCTACGGCCTGTTCCTGCCGATGATGATCTTCACCGGGCTCGCGATCAGCCCGGGTATCGAGCCCGTGCTCGGCTGGCTGGTCGATCTGCTCGGCGGACGCCAGAGCGCCAGATCGCTGCATTTCATTTTCGCCGCACTGACCTTCGGGTTCTTCCTCGTGCACATCGCGCTGGTACTTGCGACCGGGCCAATCAAACAGATCTGCGGAATGATCACGGGAGACAGGCCATGAACCGTCGCACCTTGCTGGCAGGCGCTGCCGCATTCCTGGCCGCCGGCTGCTCCAGAATTGCCAAGTCCGGCCCCGGAGAGCGGTTGTTCGCCCTCGCCGAAAACTGGCACGAAACCGCACAGAAAGTCTTGCGGGGCGATGCTCTGGCACCGGAATTTCCCCGGTCGGCGATCTCGCCGGACTTTCGCGGGAACGGGTCCACCAGCGTCGATACCCCGGAATATGCGGCCCAGACGGCCACCGGATTCGCCGGCTGGCAGCTCGAAATCGGCGGCCTCGTGGAGCAACCGCTGACGCTCAACATGGACAATATCCGCCGCCTGCCCCAGCGCACCCAAGTCACCCGGCACGATTGTGTCGAAGGGTGGAGCGCCATCGGCGAATGGACCGGACCGCAACTCGGCCTGTTGCTGGAGGCGGCACAGGTCAAACCGGAAGCGAAGTTCATCCTGTTCCGCTGTGCCGACACGCTGGGCGGCGATCCCTATTACGAAAGCATCGACCTCGACGATGCGTACCATCCGCAGACGATCATCGCCCATGCGCTCAACGGCGAACCGCTACCGGTCAAGAACGGCGCGCCGCTGCGTCTGCGCGTCGAACGGCAACTCGGCTACAAGCAGGCAAAATATCTGACCGGTATCGAGGCGGTCGCGACGCTCGACGGTATCGGGCGCGGCAACGGCGGCTACTGGGAAGACCGCGGATATCAGTGGTATGCCGGCCTCTGAGGCCGCCGGTTACGTCGCTTGCCTTGCCATCGCCCGAACGGCGCAATGCGTTGAAATAGGCGAGATATGTCTTACCTTTCGAGGTGAGGAGACCGTTCAATGGCAGGCGGATGGGCGCGTGATGGCGCCGTTCAGGACCAGATCGACGATACCGTGTCCGACGCGGTCAGTGCCGCGCGTGCCCGCCTTCCCTCTGGCGAAAGCGAGCAATGGTGCGTCGAATGCGGCGAGGAAATACCCGAGAAACGGCGCGCCGCCCTGCCAGGCGTGAAGCGCTGCGTCTCGTGCCAATCGGGGGTCGACAGCACTGCCCGCAGCTCCGGCATCAATCGCCGCGGCAGCAAGGATAGCCAGCTGCGCTGAAGGAGCCTCGTGGCTCGAACCCTCCTTCCAACAGACCTCAGCTTTAGCGCGGGCAAGCTTGTAACGATTGCCCGACGCCCCTCGCCCTGCTAGCCGCGCGCCGTTCCCAAACCACGCATCAGCTCGCAAAGGTCCGCCCATGTCCGCATCCGCTCACGCAGACGTGAAGAAAGTCGTCCTCGCCTATTCCGGAGGGCTCGACACCAGCGTGATCCTCAAGTGGCTGCAGGTGGAATACGGCTGCGAGGTCGTCACCTTCACGGCCGATCTGGGCCAGGGAGAGGAGCTGGAGCCTGCTCGCGCCAAGGCCAAGCTCATGGGCATCCCCGACGAGCACATATTCATCGACGACCTGCGCGAGGAATTCGTGCGCGACTTCGTTTTCCCGATGATGCGCGCCAATGCCCGCTACGAAGGCGATTACCTGCTCGGCACTTCCATTGCGCGCCCGCTCATCTCGAAGCGCCTGATCGAGATCGCGCGCGAGACCGGCGCGGACGCGATCGCCCATGGCGCGACCGGCAAAGGCAACGACCAGGTGCGCTTCGAACTGTCGGCCTATGCACTCGACCCGAACGTCAAAGTCATTGCCCCGTGGCGCGAGTGGGATCTGACCAGCCGCACCGCGCTCATCGATTTCGCCGAAAAGCACCAGATTCAGGTTCCCAAGGACAAGCGCGGCGAAAGCCCCTTCTCGACCGATGCCAACCTTCTCCACACCTCGTCCGAAGGCAAGGTGCTGGAAGACCCGTGGGAGGAGACGCCCGACTACGTGTATTCGCGGACCAACAATCCCGAAGATGCGCCGGATGCTCCCGAGTACATCACCATCGATTTCGAAAAGGGCGATGGCGTTGCCCTTAATGGCGAAGCGATGAGCCCGGCCACGCTCCTCGCAGCGCTGAACGACCTGGGCAAGAAGCACGGCATCGGACGGCTCGACCTGGTCGAGAACCGTTTCGTCGGTATGAAGAGCCGCGGCATGTACGAAACCCCGGGCGGCGAGATCTATGCCCGCGCCCACCGCGGGATCGAACAGATCACGCTCGATCGCGGCGCAGCACACCTCAAGGACGAGCTGATGCCGAAGTATGCCGAGCTCATCTACAACGGGTTCTGGTTCGCGCCCGAGCGAGAGATGCTGCAGGCGGCGATCGACCACAGCCAGGAGAAGGTCGGCGGCACGGTCCGGCTCAAGCTCTACAAGGGCAACGCCAGCGTTGTCGGCCGCAAGTCTGCCAACTCCCTCTATTCCGAAGCGCACGTCACTTTCGAGGACGATGCGGGCGCCTACGATCAGGCCGATGCGGCGGGCTTCATCAAGCTCAACGCGCTGCGCCTGCGGCTGCTCGCCCAGCGCGATCGGGGCTGAATTCGCCACCTGCCTGGTCTTTGCGGCGAGGCGTGGAGTTATCCACTCGCGTCCACAGGCATTTCGTTGAAAAGTGGATAACTCCCATTTCGCCTGCTTGTGCGACTCACGATTCAGGCGCAGCTTCAACTCATCGGAACGGCAAGGAAAAGCCACTTCGAAAAGGTCTTCGGACCGGATCGAAACGGAATTTCGGACCCGAACCGACATGGCGGTCACTGTCCGCGCGGTCCTGGAGATCGGCATTGTGAAAGGCTCCGGCCGGACACGAAGCCAATCGTTGAAAGGAACGCGAACGCAAGATCGACATGGGCCGGGAAGACCGGTCGAAGCCGAAGGGATGCGAGATCGCAAGGTCTTCATACCGCTCGAGGCATCGGCCACACGGTTGGAACGGTCCCGGTGTCGGGAAACGACGGAAACCGGCGCGAAAGGGCTTCGGCCTGGACGCAAACGGACCGAGACGCGCCCGGAACCGGATGCCGGTGCGAGCACCGGTGACAGAACTGGAATTCCGCTTCGGTGGGAGGACAGGAAAACATCGGGTGCCAAGTTCATCTGACGGTCTTCGGACCAGAAAATGACCACGGACCGGTAAGAGTGGGGTCGGCAGCAATGCCGGCCCCATTTGCTTTGGCGGACCCGCCCCCGCCCGCCATTTTGCCCGCCGAATCGGTCTGCGCGCGATTTTCCGGGCATTTCCACGTAGATTCCTCCAGCGCGGAACCGATCGCGGGCCGAAACGTAGTTAACGGCGCACGGACTCGCGATCAGTCGAGCCAACCGCGGGGCGAGCCGCCCGCGCGGTGGTGCCCACCCCCATTTTACCCCTGTATACGTCCTTCCCATGACGCGAGGGACCATCCAAGCCGTTCTGGCACGCCCGCTGCGAGCCGCCTTCATGGCTGCTGCGCTGCTCCTGCCTGCCAACGCCGCCACTCCGGCGCTCGCCGACGAAGGCGACGCGACCGAGCTGTCGGTAGCAAAAAGCTTCGACCATCTGGCCGTGCCCAAGGCCCGCCCGCAGGTCAGCGCCGGCGCGGTCGACATCACCTCGATCGAGGTTCCGGTCGAACCCGAAGCCCAGGGCAAGCCGCTGGGCGGAGGCGTCGCCTCCTACTACGGGCGCAAGTTCCACGGCCGCCCGACCGCGAGCGGCCAGCGCTTCGACATGAACGCCATGACCGCCGCGCACCGAACCCTGCCCTTCGGCAGCCAGGTCCGCGTGACCAATCCGGCGACCGGCCGCAGCGTCGTCGTCACGATCAACGATCGCGGCCCGTTCCACGGCAACCGCGTGATCGATGTGAGCCGCGCCGCAGCGACCGAACTCGGCCTGATCGCCCGCGGCCACGGCTCGGTAGAGCTCGAACTCCTTTCCTGACGCTTGCCAGCGCGGGGCCGCTCGCGCCGGCGGTACCAGCCCCTAGCCTTCCGCGTGCGCCAGTTGCGGCCGCAACGCCGCGCGCAGGCGCGCCGCCGCATGCTCCTCCTCCCAGCCGGGTTGGATCTCCTCCCCGCAAGTCACACAGGATGGAGCACATGGAGCACACTCCTCGCAATAAACGTCCACCGGCAGGTCGGGCAGCGCCACCTCGGCGGCAGTGCCTTCGCGCAGGGCAGCGATCGCCGCGTCGAGCCGCGGGAGCATGACGGTCACTTCCGCCCGTTCGCCGAGCCGGTCGAGCCGCGCCAGGTGCGCGAGCAGCAGCCGGTCGGAATAGCGCCGCCGCCGCGCCACTTCCTCGCCGTGGTAGAATACTGCCTCCTCCCACCCGTCGAGCGCCCGGTCGGCGAGCACCTGCTCGGCATGATCGCGCGCGGCGAGCAGCGCGGCATCCCACGCCCGCGCGAAACCGGGCGAGGCGCGCCTGGCGCGATAGGCCGTCTGCGCCGAGACCCGCGCCGCCCGGCAGGCGAGCCGGACATTGCCGAACAGCTGGAGGCTAGCGAGAAACTCGGCCTGCCGCCGGGGCGAGAACACGGTGTGCGCCTCCCCGTGAGCACCGGCGGTGGGGGCGGCTTCGATTGGGACGAGAGCGTTCATGGTTCACCTCATGGGTTTGAGTGAACCGAGTTAGTTATACGCCCGTGTGGAAGTAGGACAGCTTCGAGGCATAAATCTTACCCTTGCTCAACGTATCAGCCGATACGATACAAGCTCCGATTTGATTCGAGAGGTCGCATGAGCAGAGAACAGAGTTTTTGGTCCACGGAGAGGCTGTCTCCAGGAAAACCTGACGAAAAGGGCACCGATGGAGACCGGGCACACCGATCCGCCTTCGAGCACGATCACGATCGCATTCTGTTCTCCACTCCTGTCAGGCGCTTATCTGACAAGACTCAAGTCTTTCCGCTCGAGAAGAACGATGGCGTAAGAACGAGGCTCACGCATTCTCACGAAGTTTCCAACCTGTCTCGGTCGATTGGGGCGCGGATCAAGCGTAGAAACGCCGCTTCTTTTGACGGCCAAGATTTTGAGAAGGTGGTAGCGCCCATCTTGGGCGCTATCGGATTGGCTCATGACCTGGGAAATCCACCGTTCGGGCATCAAGGAGAGGCGGCAATCTCTCGCTGGTTCGAACAAAGGAAAGGCTGGATTTTTGATAGAGAGTCCGACGCAGAGAGCAGCGGGGCGATTGAGCCGGTCACAACCGATTGCAAAGCAGAGTTCACGTCATTCGACGGCAACCCTCAGTCGATCCGGCTGCTAACCCGCCTACAAACCTCTTTTGGTAAAGTCGGACTTGATTTGACTGCGGCAACTATTGCCGCATCATTGAAGTATCCGGTCAGCGCAGCAAACATGAACAAGGATGATCCGATTGCAAAGAAGTTTGGCTTCTTTGCTTCGGAAGCCGACATCATTCATTGGGCATGGGAGCAAACAGGTCTGAGTGAGGGACAGCGGCACCCATTGACTTGGTTAATGGAGGCAGCCGATGATATTGCCTACAGTGTGCTTGATGTCGAAGACGCGATGAAAAAGGGCATCATTTCGCCAAATGACTTAATCAATGTCCTACAGGCAGATGGAAATCATACCGTTCTTTCCGACAAGATTCTGGCCGATTTTCAGAAGGCCGATCAATCCAACCGACCTCCATCAATCATCCGCGACATAAAAATCGGCTACGCCCGGTCACACTTGATTGCCAATCTCATTGAACATGCGACCGACGCGTATTTGGCTAAGGAAGCGGAGATACTGGCTCTCACGCCGATACTGCCCCTCATGGATTCCAGCGAACTTTGCGACTGTCTCAAAGGAATCGCATTTGAATATGCTTTTGGGAACACTGAGGTTCTGCAAGTCGAGGCAATTGGAAGACGTTCCGTCGAAGAGCTAATGTCTCACTTTTGGACAGCGATTCATGTCCGCAAGGATCCGACAAAGATCGACTCCAAGCGGAGCGATGCCTTTTCCAGATATGTGTACAGTCTGATCAGTTCAAATTATATTGAAGCCGCAACTGACTTGGCTCAGGCTGGCAGTGAGGGTTGCGCTCAAAGGCTGAGGTATCGAGAACTGCGCCTGCTCACGGATATGATTTCTGGAATGACTGACAGTTTTGCTATGAATATCGCCAAAGAAATCGCGACTGTAGAATGAGCCTCTCTGCTTCGACGAAACAGATAAAGAGGCGTGTGGATGACTACGTTTGGTATGACAAATCACAGCCACTACAAGAACTTAGACACCTACTTCGCACTCAATTTTTACAGGAAGGCGAGGTAGCGATTATTGGCGGGATGGTAAGGGACATCGCAACAGGTGGTGCGGCATCTTTTTCATCCGACGTCGATCTTGTGCTCAACATAGCACCAAATCGAGTCGACGAAATCGCCCGCTCTCTCAATGCCGTGCCAAATCGGTTCGGCGGATACGGTATCCGCTTTCCCAGATGGAAGGTGGATTTTTGGGCCTTGCGCAATACTTGGGCCCACACTCAAGGCCATGTTCGTGTCCGTGAGCTTTCTGACCTAACAAAAACCACTTTCTTCAACGTTGATGCAGTACTTTACACCCTCAACACTCGAAAAGTGATCGCCCAAGATCGATACCTTGATAGTGCCTTGAAAAGGAAGTTGGAAGTAAACCTACTTCCCAACCCAAGTATTGATGGTAATCTTGTTCGTACAGTTCGGAGGGCGCTAAGGTGGAACTACCACCTTGGACGTGACTTGCGGAATTTTGTGTCCGAGAATCTCGATTCCAAAATGTTCGATCATATTGTTCGAACTGAGAATAGACTTTATGGGTTCTCTTACGCGGAGTTACACGAGGACTACATAGGCCTGCTTGATGCACTATTTGATGGCCGCAAGCGTAGAGTTGAGTACTCTGAAAAGCGCTTCCAGATGGAGTTGCCATTCTGATAGTAGCCTAACTCAAGAGACGCTGCCCGCTACTCCGCCGCCTCCCGCTGCCGCTCCAGCATCGGCTTGAGATACTGCCCCGTGTAGCTCTCCGCCACCTCGGCCACTTCCTCCGGCGTACCCTGCGCCACAACCTCCCCGCCCCGCACACCGCCGTCCGG containing:
- a CDS encoding septal ring lytic transglycosylase RlpA family protein, yielding MTRGTIQAVLARPLRAAFMAAALLLPANAATPALADEGDATELSVAKSFDHLAVPKARPQVSAGAVDITSIEVPVEPEAQGKPLGGGVASYYGRKFHGRPTASGQRFDMNAMTAAHRTLPFGSQVRVTNPATGRSVVVTINDRGPFHGNRVIDVSRAAATELGLIARGHGSVELELLS
- a CDS encoding molybdopterin-binding protein — its product is MNRRTLLAGAAAFLAAGCSRIAKSGPGERLFALAENWHETAQKVLRGDALAPEFPRSAISPDFRGNGSTSVDTPEYAAQTATGFAGWQLEIGGLVEQPLTLNMDNIRRLPQRTQVTRHDCVEGWSAIGEWTGPQLGLLLEAAQVKPEAKFILFRCADTLGGDPYYESIDLDDAYHPQTIIAHALNGEPLPVKNGAPLRLRVERQLGYKQAKYLTGIEAVATLDGIGRGNGGYWEDRGYQWYAGL
- the dgt gene encoding dGTP triphosphohydrolase; this encodes MSREQSFWSTERLSPGKPDEKGTDGDRAHRSAFEHDHDRILFSTPVRRLSDKTQVFPLEKNDGVRTRLTHSHEVSNLSRSIGARIKRRNAASFDGQDFEKVVAPILGAIGLAHDLGNPPFGHQGEAAISRWFEQRKGWIFDRESDAESSGAIEPVTTDCKAEFTSFDGNPQSIRLLTRLQTSFGKVGLDLTAATIAASLKYPVSAANMNKDDPIAKKFGFFASEADIIHWAWEQTGLSEGQRHPLTWLMEAADDIAYSVLDVEDAMKKGIISPNDLINVLQADGNHTVLSDKILADFQKADQSNRPPSIIRDIKIGYARSHLIANLIEHATDAYLAKEAEILALTPILPLMDSSELCDCLKGIAFEYAFGNTEVLQVEAIGRRSVEELMSHFWTAIHVRKDPTKIDSKRSDAFSRYVYSLISSNYIEAATDLAQAGSEGCAQRLRYRELRLLTDMISGMTDSFAMNIAKEIATVE
- a CDS encoding DksA/TraR family C4-type zinc finger protein, translated to MAGGWARDGAVQDQIDDTVSDAVSAARARLPSGESEQWCVECGEEIPEKRRAALPGVKRCVSCQSGVDSTARSSGINRRGSKDSQLR
- a CDS encoding argininosuccinate synthase gives rise to the protein MSASAHADVKKVVLAYSGGLDTSVILKWLQVEYGCEVVTFTADLGQGEELEPARAKAKLMGIPDEHIFIDDLREEFVRDFVFPMMRANARYEGDYLLGTSIARPLISKRLIEIARETGADAIAHGATGKGNDQVRFELSAYALDPNVKVIAPWREWDLTSRTALIDFAEKHQIQVPKDKRGESPFSTDANLLHTSSEGKVLEDPWEETPDYVYSRTNNPEDAPDAPEYITIDFEKGDGVALNGEAMSPATLLAALNDLGKKHGIGRLDLVENRFVGMKSRGMYETPGGEIYARAHRGIEQITLDRGAAHLKDELMPKYAELIYNGFWFAPEREMLQAAIDHSQEKVGGTVRLKLYKGNASVVGRKSANSLYSEAHVTFEDDAGAYDQADAAGFIKLNALRLRLLAQRDRG